Within Oribacterium sp. oral taxon 102, the genomic segment GGTGGAGACCGAGATCAGGAGGGACGGAATCTGTCCGACCAGCCCGTCTCCGACCGTCGCGATCGAGTAGGTGCTGAGCACTGTGCCAATGTCCTGTCCGGACTGCAATATCCCGATGATGCTCCCGCCGATCAGATTGATGGCAGTCGTAAGCAGCGACATGACGCCGTCGCCCTTCACGATCTTCGTCGCGCCGTCCATCGCGCCGTAAAAATCCGACTCTGTCTGGATCTTATTTCTACGCTCCCGCGCCTGCTGCTCGTTGATGATTCCCGCAGAGAGATCGGCGTCGATCGCCATCTGCTTGCCCGGCATCGCATCGAGCTTGAAGCGCGCTGCCACCTCCGATACCCGCTCCGCGCCCTTCGTGATGACGATAAACTGCATCAGGACGATGATCAGGTAGATGATCAGACCGATCACCACATTCCCCTGTACGACGAAGTCGCCAAATGCCTTGATAACCTGTCCGGAGGAGCCGCCGTGGGAAAGGATATTCCGCGTCGTGGAGACGTTGATGCCCAGCCGGAAGAGCGTCGTAATCAGCAGGAGGGATGGAAAAATGGACAGCTCAAGCGGCTCCCGTATGCTCATGGTAATGACCAGAATCATCATGGAGATTGCCATGTTTACCACGATGGCGGCGTCGACCAGCGGCGCCGGCAGCGGAATGATCAGGAGCAGTATGATCGTGAGTACGAAGAGTACCACGGAATTGTCAACCAGTTTCTTTGCCATTCTTCTTCCTGTCAGATGAAACTCCAAATGTCTATCTCAGCAGATCCTCCCGGTTCTGCTGTCGGTAAATGTAGACGAGAATCTCCGCCACCGCACCGTAGAACTCCGCGGGAATCTCTCTTCCCGGCTCGCACACCGGATACATCGCCCGTGCCAGCTCTCGGTTCTCGATCGCAGGGATGCCGTGCTCCCCCGCAACAGAGACGATGCGAAGCGCGAGAATATCCGCGCCCTTCGCGAGCACGAGGGGCGCCGCCTGCTTCTCCGGGTCATACTTCAGTGCTATCGCGAGATGCGTCGGATTTCGGATGATGACATCCGCCTCCGGCACCTGCTGCATCATCCGCATCTGCGACCGCTGTCTCTGCAGGGAGCGGATACGGCTCTTGATCTCCGGATTTCCCTCCGTCTGCTTGAACTCATCCTTGACCTCCTGCTTCGTCATTCGGAGATCCTGCTCATACTGCCATCTCTGGTAGAGATAGTCGAAAAAGGCAATCAGCAGGAAGACGCCTGCCACACGGATCACGAGATCATAGATCATATGAAGCAGCAATACCGCCGCATTCTGCACCTCCGTGTCCAGCATCCGCGCGAGCCTGAGGACGTCCTCCTTCAGGAGCGTGTAGAGCAGCACCAGAAGGATCGTGATCTTGAGTATGTTTTTCAGCAGCTCCACAAGATTCTTCATAGAGAAAACCCGTTTCAGTCCGCTCGCCGGGCTCAGCCGCGAAAGCTTCGGGCGGAGCGGGGTAAAGGAGACGTTGAAGCGGGTCTGCGCACCGTTCGCGAGCACGGCGAAGAGTGCCGAGAGCAGGAGGAGCGGCAGGACATCCCTGAGGATCAGGAAGAGCAGGCTGTAGAAAAGCTGAGCACTGAGTGCCTGCTCTGTTTCGAGCAGACCACAGATACGGATGAAAAAGCCCCCCACATCTCCGTAGATATAGGGCAGCATCCAGCGAATCGCCGTAAACATCCCGAAGACCATCACGACCGTCACCGCATCCCGGCTCTGGAAAACATTTCCCTCTTTCTTGGCGTCCCCCCGCTTTTTCGCGGTAGGGGCTTCGGTTTTTTCCTCGCCTGCCACTTACCCTGCCTCTCTTTCCCGTATATTCCGCCTTCCCTTCCCGCCGGGCTCCATCTCTCAGCGCAGAAGCTGCAGCAGTTCCCGAAGCACTGTGTTCATCTGCTCCAGCACACGGTTCATCCGGTCTGTCAGCGGATTCAGAAGGAAGAAGAGCATCATCAGTCCGACGAGAATCTTCGTCTGAAAGTTCACGACAAAGATATTGATCTGCGGGATGACCCGCATCAGTATACCCAGCGATACCTCCGTCATCAGCTCTATCCCCATGATCGGAAAGGCGATCTGCAGTCCCGCGAGGACAGCGCTTCGGAAAATCTCCAGCATATAGCCCGGAACCCTCTCTATATGGAGAGATGCCGTCCCGAGCGGAATCGTCTCCGCCGTCTCGAACAGGAGCCTAAGGAAGTGCAGGTGCCCATCCGTCGCGAAAAAAAGCAGGATCAGCAGACTGTAGAAAAGCCCTGATGTGACCGTAGACTGCGTATTGGTCGAGGGATCGAATACCTGTGCCATATTGAGTCCCATAGAGAAATCCATGATCGAGGTTGCGAAGCGGATCGTCAGAAAAACGAGCTCTATGCCAAAGCCGAGGCAGAAGCCGATATAGAGCTCCCTGAGGAGCAGCAGTCCGAATTCGAGAAGCGTCTCCGGCTCCATAGGGAGCCGCCCTCCGACATAGCTGTACAGCATCAGGGAGAGCATCAGCACCAGCGCCGCCCGGAAGCGCGCAGGTAAGCCGCTCACTCTAAGAACAGGATGAAAAGCAATCGCCCCGCTCATTCGCATCACTATGAGACAGAAAAGAACAAACATCTTCTCCTCCTATACGCCTGCGATCAGCGAGGTGATATTCTGAAAAAAATCCTGTATGCTCCGGAGCAGGGTGCCTCCGAGCAGGGTCAGCATCGCAATGATCGCGATCAGCTTCGGCACGAAGGAGAGCGTCTGCTCCTGAATCGAGGTCGCTGCCTGAAAAATCGCCACGACAATCCCCAGTATCATGCTCACCAAAAGGAAGGGGAGCGCGGTGCGAAGTGCGAGCATAAAGGTTTGATTCATAATATCCAGAATCTGTACATTGTCCAGCATATTTTTCTTTTCCCCTCCGGCAGGCTTCTGCTCTGAGAAAGC encodes:
- the flhB gene encoding flagellar biosynthesis protein FlhB, giving the protein MAGEEKTEAPTAKKRGDAKKEGNVFQSRDAVTVVMVFGMFTAIRWMLPYIYGDVGGFFIRICGLLETEQALSAQLFYSLLFLILRDVLPLLLLSALFAVLANGAQTRFNVSFTPLRPKLSRLSPASGLKRVFSMKNLVELLKNILKITILLVLLYTLLKEDVLRLARMLDTEVQNAAVLLLHMIYDLVIRVAGVFLLIAFFDYLYQRWQYEQDLRMTKQEVKDEFKQTEGNPEIKSRIRSLQRQRSQMRMMQQVPEADVIIRNPTHLAIALKYDPEKQAAPLVLAKGADILALRIVSVAGEHGIPAIENRELARAMYPVCEPGREIPAEFYGAVAEILVYIYRQQNREDLLR
- the fliR gene encoding flagellar biosynthetic protein FliR; this encodes MFVLFCLIVMRMSGAIAFHPVLRVSGLPARFRAALVLMLSLMLYSYVGGRLPMEPETLLEFGLLLLRELYIGFCLGFGIELVFLTIRFATSIMDFSMGLNMAQVFDPSTNTQSTVTSGLFYSLLILLFFATDGHLHFLRLLFETAETIPLGTASLHIERVPGYMLEIFRSAVLAGLQIAFPIMGIELMTEVSLGILMRVIPQINIFVVNFQTKILVGLMMLFFLLNPLTDRMNRVLEQMNTVLRELLQLLR
- a CDS encoding flagellar biosynthetic protein FliQ, producing the protein MLDNVQILDIMNQTFMLALRTALPFLLVSMILGIVVAIFQAATSIQEQTLSFVPKLIAIIAMLTLLGGTLLRSIQDFFQNITSLIAGV